The DNA sequence cctaaaaaataatcaatataatGATCAGAGAATAGTTAAAAGACTATTAAATAGAATTCCTTTTAACATGTGAAAAtcattattatcaaaatatatatgaaaataagtaCAAATCTTTTAAGTGGTTCTATATGAAAATTGAGTGATTCTTTTTAGAATAGGTACAAATCATTTTTCTCTTGTCTCTAAATAGTAAATACTTTCAAGTGTATATAGTGTAAAGAAAATTTCTTGACATTCAAGTTaaaggttaaaaaataaataaatatgaagataAGAGtgattataaaaattgaatcagagtattttgtgttaaattaatatatttaaaggcTTTTTAAATTCTTTGAGTAAAGATAGAGAAAATAGGTTGGTTATCCTGTACTTGAAATTTGTTAGTATATATCTTAGTTATACATATATGAGTTGTTCATATGTTCATTAATAGAATTATATAGCgacatatttttcttatatcacAAAATccgtataatatatatatatatatatatatatatatatatatatatatatatatatatgtttatatatactAAGTACTAAGGCCAATTAGTGAttctaataaaagaaataaagaaaacatcCTTAAATCTTCTTTATAATCAGACATGATTACACATTTAAGAACTTTATCTAGACTATTCTCTTGATCATGTAAGATGTTAACATGTTTTATTAAAGAATAAGAGGAATTTAAAGATTGTAAAGGAGCTTAATTCTAGACCttcccaaaaaaattaataaataggCGTGTGTCCCTCTCGGTATTTTAggattataatgttttttttttcaacctcATTTTCATTATCATTGGATAACAGATATCCTATATGacttgtttaaatattattgaaataattttaaaaaataagaaattatgaaAAACTAAACATCATATTATCAAAGATTTaatgtcaaaataatatatatttttattctttaatgtcaaatatagaaaaaaattataattacatacatatcaataaaataattatagaaaaaaaaaactaatcaaGTTTGTTGATTTGATGAAATTGATGATTGTCTTTTTTGAAAACATGTAATAGAAATTGGTAGGGAAGGGAAAATATCTTGAAGATTCGAATAATTTTGAAAGATATTAAAAAAGTCAAACCgttaacttataatttttttttagtaaaacaaAGATTCTTGAAAATAAACTAACAAAGAGTCaaagataataaaaagaatataaattttgtgCTAATAATAAACTAAGAGTTTATGCTATTGAATagtaaaatattacaaaaaaaataatattattgacaCTCAAAATTCATCCATAATGAtgacttttattattaattatatttttgaatggaATATGAACGGACTAAAATCCATGAAAAAAAACGCATGTAAGTAAATTTTAtcgatgaaaaaaaatagattaattaatAAGTAATGACTACAAAATACTTGTTACTTTCACGTGGTGATTTTCGACAAACAAATTATAGACAAAATATTTCATCAGTAAAACTCTGGTGTAGGTTTTCACCATCTACGTAATTTCATCCCCCTcgttttcataaaaattaatgttatacatttacataaaatagaaaataaaaatgcagaATCTATCCATCAGCAACAATcatgcattaaaaaaataaatcaaagtaaTGCCTACAACAAACATTGGAATCTCCAATAGCAAAGGAAAACAATTCAAAATGGAAAGCATTGAGAAGTTTTTCAAACATATTCATTACCAACGGAGATTTAAATGGaacataagaaaaaattaaatcaattaatttgaTGAAGAATGGAATGTAAAAACGAATGTGAATAAAGATATGAGGAAACAATGAGTGAAAAGAGaaactgaaaaagaaataatgaacACTCAACTGACCAAAACAAATGTGTTTATTTGTGGAGGAAAAACATGAATTGTGAAGGAAGATGGAAGAAATTCTTGGTTGTGATACTAGTTGATGTGTTGTTGCTATTAAGGATCTTTAATTTGGGTAATTTTTGTTTTCGATCTGTGTggcaaagaaaaacaagagtTGTTTATTAGTTACAAAATCTTTATTTGTAATGGACTTATTCACTAATTAGTTTTGTCTTGAACCTTATCGATGGAGGTCCTAATTGGTTGTATAATAGAAAACACACAACTTTActaatgcatttttttattatgtaaatattatCGATAAATGATGTCAAAATTACCTAGGATTGTAAATACAccagtaaatataaaaaatattaatcaacaTTTTCAATGAAATTACAAATAGACTCTTTCTACTTAGACTTCACTGGTGGAGATGTCTATttgaagtataaaaaatatatatatatatatatatatatatatatatatatatatgcaatttTACTGACGATTTTTTACAATATAGATATTAATGACAAAATTATTCGTCAACAATGTCAAAATTAACTACTTCTTCTGTTAAAATAGGtttgtaatattaaaattaattatgacaactTGTTGTTAAGAACTTATAGGTAAATCATACATTCTATATGGAATTTTCAtagaaaaatgtattaataatattatatactttttaataaaaattgaggaTCAAACAttctcatttaattaaataaataatatataaaggattaactattttttatttttacattataatgCGATCTTGATTTTAGTCTTTAGTTCAAAGTTTTATCTTATCAAATCTTTGGTTTTAGTTTTAGTCTTTAGTTCAAAGTTTCatcttattaaatttttgtcgAAGTACATGAAGCAAAGGTGAGCAACATCAGCCATTTGTTTTTGGACACGtttccttttttaaattatttatcatcCAGTCACATTCTTTTCCCTTTTCACCTCCATCTTaatctttatataaaaatcTATTCATCATTTCTTACGTGGTAAGGGCACAAATTCAACATCACACTTTCGTTCTCCATCTCCACCTCCAATCATTACCATACTCCACCCTTCATCATCACCCCTCTAACACAACCACCTTCATCTTCCACCATTCACACAGTTATTAGAAAAACACATAACACCAATTATCATTCACCTCCATTTCTCTGCTTCACACACATAGCCAACGATGCTTCTTGTaccaaaaatgatttatcaGTACTTATCCGAGTATAATTAGCGATCATAGTCTCATCATTACTTATCATAAgttttttaataagttttttatcCAACTCCACATTAATTGTCCCATTTTCGATCGGTATTAAGTTTATTCAATATTGATTGACATCTAATAGTTATATCTTAACCATTAtccaaatcttttaaaaatgatcgcatcttaataataaaaagaattaaccaattaaataataaaaagcaaATGAGGCATTATCAATTTCTAATCGAGAAGATCTATTTCTAAGcttcaaaagaaataattaaagtaattaattatatatagagaTGTATGATAAAAAAGATAAGATTCGGGAGTGAATGTTCAGTTGAAAGAGTTTATAAAGCTCAGACATACAAGGTTCAATCATGGACATCTTACCTAATTATTTATCTGAAGAAGTTAATTTTATTCTGGGCACGCAATGATTGGGGAACTTCCTTTGACACCTAATTGGACTTTGAGACAAGGACTTACTTGAGAGATGACGTGTAAAATATATCCTTTAAtttgagttttataattttatataattgttaatttactattttaaatatcatcCTATGATATATGATAGGGCTTCTGAAGGAAGATGGAAAACTAAAACTAAGAACAACGACACCACAAAGAGATGGGGACCAGTGAATTAAAATTGGCTATAGCTCAACCTCGTCCAACTTCTCACACCCAGAAAGAGCCGTCAGAAATCTTGCCATTTTGACACACATTGTGACCATCACCTTGCATTCTCAACTTCTACTGGTATCCAATAAATCCACAGAAAGAGCAGCTTATTCATATTGAAAAAAGAACCCGGTTCCAATTCCAACCGCATGAATAACCAACTTTTACCCACTCATATGTTGGTCACAACCACTTCTTTCAAACAATATTCATTTTAGTTCGTTTCATGCATATGAAACCATTGCAAGGgctaaaaggaaaaaataaataaataataataataaattcttgGAATTCAAAGTATTCAGTTAGAACACCGTATATATCTAAATAATCAATTGAGGCTATGCCTGTCTTTGGCTTCGCCTCATCTCTGTCCTACACTTCATATTTCTAGAACCCTCTATAGAAATactattaaattatttctttattataataattggcAGAAACGTGTCagtgaataaatatttatcctTCACCATTTGCCCATATAATATACCATAGGCCCAAGCATTCTGTTGCTACGTCCTAATCCAAGTATATTAACTTAAACCCGACAATATAACTTTTTTCCATAATTTAATTCACAATCCAAGTTTAATATAGCCCAGCTCGGCTAGCAATGCTAAAAGCCAAAGGCGTTGCTCACATACGCATAATTTGGATAGGATTATTCCCAACCtacttcaaattatataattgtgaCAAAACACTCAATTGATAGACCCCATTCTAACCGATCACAATGGCGTCTTCTATTCTGTTCTCgaataatatttgaagaaataagaatagaattaaaaaatacgTAACTACCACATGGAGCCCAGAACTAGACGGAAGACTCCCATGGGCGTGTGAGGATTCGGTCCCTCTTCACCCTCTCATCATGCGGACTACTTACAATCAACTATGATTTGTTCAACCGATTAATATCTTACCTGTGCACTCCTAATACTAACTCTTCCAACGAGTTTATCTTTGGAATAAAATTACATGATCAGAAGAGAGAAGATAACAGAAAGGAGTGGAAAACATCCGTGCGGCGAAAAGGACAAAGTGAGAGACCAACCGTACCAAGTGTTCCGCCGTAGCCACCGAAGCACTGCTTTCCTCAGAGATTCCGCGAGCTCAGCTTTAAGCTTAGTTGGCAACGCAATCCACAAACTCATTGGATAGTTTTCATCTCTCATTTGGCTACTGCTGCCGGCAAAGATACCCCTCCCCCTATCTCAAACCACCCTTTCTCTTCATTTTGGCTTCTCTCACAGTAAACGTGGCCAACTAAACCTAGCCACACACCAATATACGTGTTTTCCTCCACCTCCTCTTACCATGTTATTAACTACTACAAGTAACTACAACAGTTCAGCTTCTCTTATCTTTGTTCCCACTAGCCACCAGAATTGCGGCACCAATTTCCCAGTACAAACACACATGGTatttcaaaatgtttaaaaggACAAACGCAATATTTGCACATGGGCTACCGCTACCCACCAACCTCACTAACTCAGGTACTAAATCCGTAGTTCGGCTTGTACCGATTAGCTGATTAACACAATCAGTGTCTCATGAACTAAGCAAATTCCCAAAAATAATCAAACGTGAACCAGACAGATAGACACCACACCACCCATCAAAcaaatcaatcaaaattaatAGTACGAAGTAACGACTGTTACAGTGATTTAAATCAACGCATTACAAAAAAGCAAAATTAGTGCTCTCCTCTTCAATTCCCAGTTCCCACTCAGTTCAATTGGGCACGGGACAGTATCATCCCAACATTACTGAAAGGCAACATAAGCTAAATACCATTGCTCAACTTTAAGAACGCAcaagaagaaattaaagaacCACCcgcttctttattttatcttatttattttcagaGCAAAAACCACAAAATAGAAGATAGTGTATGTAGAATACAAATGGCCTGAGAAACGAAGTCTAATAAAAATGGGTGAAGTAAAAATATCTGATCTGTTTGTTCACAGTGAGGAGAGGAGAAGAGAGGAGAGGAGCAGAGAAGAgggaacaaaataataatagaaaaaatagaccgaaatgagaattaaattaaatgaagagAAGTGACAAAACAGTGGAGGGAATTTACCGGCGACTACCCTGCCTTAATCACTGAGAGTGTCCGTACAAATCATAAGGAGCCCAAAGTGCGTCTAGTGGACAGGGCCGTCTGGAGTCCAATCGGAGCCAGGGCTTGCCACTTCCGGACCAATGCAACAGACTCACAGGCCCAGCGTGAAGGTCCCGGCAACTCCCCTTCACGTTATCGCCACCCAACCCGTGCTGATTCCACCTGTGCTCAATGGGCCACACGTGTCCCGCGAACACCAGCAGAAACGGCGGCAGAGAACCCAGTTCGTAGATCCGGTCGCTCTTCTGGATCTCCATCCACCTCTCTATCCTCCTACTGTAACCGTGCTTCCGCCACCGCACCAGATCTATCACCATAACACCCGTGTTGAAGTAGCACGGCCTTCTCCCCACGAACGCGCCTGCGAACCGCGCGTCCGACCAAAACCCCGCCGTGAAGTACTTGGTGAAGTTCGCGTGACAGTACTCAGGCGCGCCGATTGTTCTAGAACCTAAACTGGTGCTCCACAGTTTCGCAATGTCGTCCACCACAACTAGATCCGAATCTAGATATATAACCCTCCCCACGCAGCTCTCGAGAAGATCCGCGAGGTAATTTCTGGCGTAGTTGAGGGGTTGCTCTAGGGCTTGGCGGACCGAGGTGGAGATCAGGTTGCGCACGATCTCCGGATCGAAGTAATAGACCTTGAAGTTCAATTGCGGGAAGGTGGATTTGACAAGGGATTGTAGATTGGTCTCGGAGACGAGGAAGTGGAAGAAGATGTTCTCCGGGCACTGGGAGTGTTGGAGGATGGAGTGGACGGCGGCGATGGAGCCGCGGAGGTATTCGACGTCGAGAGTGATGGCAACGTGGACTAGGGAGGGATCGCAGACGCTGGTGTTCTCGGGAATGGAGGTCCGATTGGAGGCGCATTTGTCGGCATTGCGGAATGGGGCGGCGCGGCGGAAGGAGAGTGGCGGCGTCTGGAGCGGGAGGCGGAGGACGGCGTCGAGGTGGGAGGAACGGATGGCTTCGGCGGGGTGGAAGGATTGGAGGGATGGGGAGAGGAGAATGAGGAGCATTGCGGCGGAGAAAAAGCCCGAGAATCTCATGAGCCACAACATCTCCTTGTGAGTGTTGCAATTGAAATGGGTGAAGAAGATGGAAGTTAGGGTTGGGTTTATGTGAGGCAGAGTGGGGATGGGAATGGGAATCGGTGCCTTTCTCAATTGGAGAGTGGATGATGCCGTGGGGTCGAAGCGAGCGAGGAGAGAGAAGACGACGGAGAGGAATCCATGCTAAGGTGCGCACTGTTTCCTCTTCCTCCCTTCTTCTGCTTCTCTGCTTCTCTTTCCTTCCTCCCTCCCCTCAGATTCTCTTCAACCAATGTTCCTTTTCTctgataacaataataattttaacaatattggaATTCGAAACAAACGGGTTAAGCACGTTGCTGCTGCTGCAGCAGCACGGACGGAGCAGTACACaggggagagagaaagagagagaaatgaACACACACTCTCTCTGGCACACTCACAGGTgggctttttttttctttctttccagCTTAGCTTAGCTTAGCCTTTGAGATCACAATTTCCACCATAGAAATCTTTCACGGCCCCAGAACACAATTATACCTTTTAAGAGTTcacattttataattcttttttacaataataataataatgctattttattcattttttaatgataaaattagaaattttttcATCCCTCATTAATGAAATGGAAATGGAAAATAATCCCTTGAGCTGTTGTTTCTGTCCAAGGACCAGCTGTCCCTCTGTTCTATCCTAACTCACTATACTCTCACGCCACGTTTTacgtatttattatttatattcaaaatgtcatcttattcttaaaataaatcatgaccaaataaaactataaattttaataactccTTCTAGCCTTTCAAACACAGAAATTTCATGAACATCGATTaatattgacattttttttatttcatcacctctttatgataatattatttttaatccatCGTTCTAGAACtatatatgtgaaaaataaattttttacgTAGTAAGCAATATAAATTTGGATCCGCAAATATTCATTTCCACCTTATTCTACCTCACTCCTCATATCactaatattacaaaaactgcactaattttcttttaagaaataagataaagtcaaaatattaaaagtcgtgtaatgaaatgaaaaaataaataaataacagtaacgaaaactactaaatctaatataaaaaacatgaaaaagtataattaaagcATATCAAGagcataaataaaattaaagaaagtttTGTTACGAGaacaatagaataaaatatttcattaagaaattagattaaaatatcacataataagTTTTAGTTAAGactttgataaataaatatattacattcgatgttttattatgtttattgtaagtcaaatgagaaaaataagCGGTTTTTCTTCTGCTATTATAATATTAGtttcacataaaaaaacataaagaaaggTCAAGTTTCTTGTAAAAAACTATAATCAAGTTCGTGCCTACcttgtattttaattaacatCTTTAGTATTTACTTACGTTACATGttttttgatatataaaatacaactatTTTGTGTTGAGGTATTCTTAGAAGATAGGATTTGTGTACACAATAGAAGTGATTCTCTTAAAAgtttaatgtaattaaatatttagaatttaaatttaaaatcaattattttctatCAATGCACACTTTTGATCATATGTATTATTTACTCcaagtttttaatataaatttcatatcATTATCTTCCAAAATATTCTACTAAAAAACTTCTAAAGTATTCTTTTTAACTCACTGCAATTGTTTGAATACCTTTTTTATAATACATACTATTAGGATAAGTGGCAGACCTTATGTGGACTTAGGGTCATGACcctcccattttttttttatatttatataatttaatatataattttaaataaattttttcaaatttaataatattatatatatatatatatatatataatattctaataaaattttaaacatttatatttatatataaaaaagttttttttctatatttttttttaattttatcttttaaatattttgtaaattattattgtattaatattttcttttaaatgattatttatttaatttaatatttttcttaaaatttaatcattgtaaaaaaaattaattacactaaaattataaaaattatttatatctaattttataattataataataacaataattgtaattttattatcataaaaatagtaaatacaagattttgactagtttatataaaaatgttaggattactcttttgttttctattttcatttaaaaatattaagttgatcctccaatttttttttatttcaattttgttcgacttttgaaaaataatacaattttgtccttttttaattaattttgtgaataATAATTGTTTGCTTTGTTGATGGAATTTACATACTTCTAATGCaaatttttgatgaaaaaaaatcttGTTTCGTTATAAGAAATTTAGCAAAAAGATTAAAttgcattaatatttataaaatcaagactaaatttaaattgaaactaaaaaattacCTAGAGAACCAACATGATAATTTTAAACGAAAAAATGAacgaaaaaataattcaaccaaaatttttgACACCTAACAAATATTACCGAACATCCACCACAAGATTCGTCACTAATTAGAATCGCGTCATGGTCTAATTATAAAGAAATGCTACGactctttatattttaaacgaaaataaaactaataataatagctATAAAGAGTTATAAATGGTTTTAGTATATTATGCTCTTGAAATATGTATTTTGTATgtgtgttattatttttaacatttaattacttattctattattctaattttgaaaatataataaaaatatgaaatatttgtacaattagaaaattctaattctaattctatatatatatatatatatatatatatatatcataaataaCATACTgctaaaatatatgtaattaatttgtattataGCATGGTTTCGAAATatgtgtaataatttttttgatatttagtctc is a window from the Vigna unguiculata cultivar IT97K-499-35 chromosome 7, ASM411807v1, whole genome shotgun sequence genome containing:
- the LOC114192198 gene encoding probable galacturonosyltransferase-like 7 → MLWLMRFSGFFSAAMLLILLSPSLQSFHPAEAIRSSHLDAVLRLPLQTPPLSFRRAAPFRNADKCASNRTSIPENTSVCDPSLVHVAITLDVEYLRGSIAAVHSILQHSQCPENIFFHFLVSETNLQSLVKSTFPQLNFKVYYFDPEIVRNLISTSVRQALEQPLNYARNYLADLLESCVGRVIYLDSDLVVVDDIAKLWSTSLGSRTIGAPEYCHANFTKYFTAGFWSDARFAGAFVGRRPCYFNTGVMVIDLVRWRKHGYSRRIERWMEIQKSDRIYELGSLPPFLLVFAGHVWPIEHRWNQHGLGGDNVKGSCRDLHAGPVSLLHWSGSGKPWLRLDSRRPCPLDALWAPYDLYGHSQ